A portion of the Lysinibacillus timonensis genome contains these proteins:
- a CDS encoding ABC transporter permease encodes MNINNLHEQYKNGLRKEKRWVRFYQILILIAFFSLWEVASSLRWIDQLIFSSPSKIGSLFIEKIADYSLIYHSSYTLFETVLGFILGTLLGTILAAILWWSPFLSKVLDPYLVILNSMPKVALGPILIVAMGPGMNSIIAMGAIISVIISTIVIYTAFKTVDSNYLKVLQTFNATRMQMFREAILPASFPTIISTLKVNVGLAWVGVIVGEFLVSSQGLGYLIIYGFQVFNFNLVLLSLLVIAIFATIMYQLVELLEKKLIRNE; translated from the coding sequence TTGAACATCAATAATCTTCATGAACAATATAAAAATGGATTAAGAAAAGAGAAAAGATGGGTTCGGTTTTATCAAATATTAATATTGATAGCATTTTTTAGTTTATGGGAAGTTGCTTCATCATTACGTTGGATTGACCAGCTTATTTTTAGCTCACCTTCCAAAATAGGTAGCTTATTTATTGAAAAAATAGCCGATTATTCTTTAATATATCATTCTAGTTATACGTTATTTGAAACGGTGTTAGGTTTTATTCTTGGTACGTTGCTAGGTACTATATTAGCGGCAATTCTATGGTGGTCTCCTTTTTTATCGAAAGTATTAGACCCATATTTAGTTATTCTAAACTCGATGCCAAAAGTAGCGTTAGGTCCAATTCTTATAGTAGCAATGGGTCCTGGTATGAACTCCATTATTGCAATGGGAGCGATAATATCAGTTATTATTTCAACCATTGTCATTTACACAGCATTTAAGACCGTTGACTCTAACTATTTGAAAGTATTGCAAACCTTTAACGCCACTCGGATGCAAATGTTTAGGGAGGCAATATTACCTGCTTCTTTTCCAACAATTATCTCCACATTAAAAGTAAATGTAGGTTTAGCCTGGGTCGGTGTAATTGTTGGAGAATTCCTTGTGTCATCACAAGGATTAGGTTATTTAATTATTTATGGTTTCCAAGTATTTAACTTTAACTTAGTTTTGCTATCGCTACTTGTAATAGCAATTTTTGCAACGATCATGTACCAACTTGTTGAACTGCTAGAAAAAAAGCTAATTAGAAATGAGTAG
- a CDS encoding FtsW/RodA/SpoVE family cell cycle protein, giving the protein MRRYINYYVRNFDYPLFFTYVFLCVFGLVMIYSSSMMVAIVYEEAKPDYFYNKQLINLVVSSLVFLFGAFLPYKHFSNKKLMVFSVFGMIFILIWLWLFGVGLEQTGSKSWIDLGVMNFQPSEVAKLFIILYFAGAFYRKSLNNPLENLQPNNIIYPIIVWIFVIFCVANETDLGAVIILSGIAFAVVAASGMSFKTFLKFFSVLGALGGVLLGFVFLVKGDEIFTENRLGRLQSFLNPFEYESGSGLQVINGYIAIGAGGLEGVGLGQSVQKLGYLPEPQTDFIMAIIAEELGILGVIFVLGGLGFIVFRGLVIAMNTKDPLARMIAAGIASWIAIQTFINLGGVSGLIPLTGVTLPFISYGGSSLIMLSFAMGILINVSMFVKLEKKNK; this is encoded by the coding sequence ATGAGAAGGTATATTAACTATTATGTAAGAAATTTTGATTACCCTTTATTTTTTACGTATGTATTTTTATGTGTGTTCGGCTTAGTTATGATTTATAGCTCGAGCATGATGGTTGCCATTGTTTATGAAGAGGCAAAACCAGACTATTTTTATAATAAACAGTTAATAAATCTTGTAGTTTCATCACTTGTTTTTCTTTTTGGTGCCTTTTTACCTTATAAGCACTTTAGTAATAAAAAATTAATGGTATTTAGTGTTTTTGGTATGATATTTATCCTTATATGGTTATGGTTATTTGGTGTAGGATTGGAGCAAACAGGTTCGAAAAGTTGGATTGACCTTGGGGTAATGAATTTCCAACCATCAGAAGTTGCAAAATTATTTATCATCTTATATTTTGCTGGAGCTTTTTATAGAAAGAGCTTAAACAATCCATTAGAAAATTTACAGCCTAACAATATTATTTACCCAATCATCGTTTGGATATTTGTCATATTTTGTGTAGCAAATGAAACAGATTTAGGGGCAGTTATTATTTTATCGGGGATTGCTTTTGCAGTTGTAGCTGCAAGTGGTATGAGCTTTAAAACCTTCTTAAAGTTTTTCTCTGTATTAGGAGCTCTAGGTGGAGTTTTACTTGGTTTCGTCTTTTTAGTAAAAGGAGATGAAATTTTTACAGAAAACCGTTTAGGAAGATTGCAGTCTTTTCTTAATCCATTTGAATACGAATCTGGTTCAGGATTACAGGTTATTAACGGGTATATAGCGATTGGCGCAGGGGGATTAGAAGGGGTTGGACTAGGACAATCCGTTCAAAAGCTAGGTTATTTACCAGAGCCTCAAACCGATTTCATCATGGCAATAATAGCAGAAGAACTTGGAATATTAGGGGTCATTTTTGTGCTTGGTGGGTTGGGTTTTATCGTATTTAGAGGTTTAGTTATTGCTATGAATACCAAAGACCCACTTGCAAGAATGATAGCAGCCGGAATTGCGAGTTGGATTGCTATTCAAACATTCATTAATTTAGGTGGCGTTTCAGGTCTTATCCCATTAACGGGTGTTACTTTACCGTTTATTAGTTATGGTGGATCCTCCTTAATAATGCTTTCTTTTGCAATGGGGATTTTAATAAATGTATCAATGTTTGTAAAACTTGAGAAAAAAAATAAATAA
- a CDS encoding YlaN family protein has product MDTKSPASFQEKALELLLSDADKIAKLIKVQMDHLTMPSCPLYEEVLDTQMFGLSREIDFAVKLGLISRERGKEILDTLEKELSLLHEAFTNK; this is encoded by the coding sequence ATGGATACAAAATCACCTGCTTCCTTTCAGGAAAAAGCTTTAGAATTGCTTCTTTCTGATGCGGACAAGATAGCTAAATTGATTAAAGTGCAGATGGACCATTTAACAATGCCATCATGTCCATTATATGAAGAAGTGCTAGACACACAAATGTTTGGCCTTTCGAGAGAAATTGATTTTGCTGTTAAACTAGGTTTAATTTCTCGTGAACGAGGAAAGGAAATACTAGATACACTAGAAAAAGAACTTTCTCTGTTACACGAGGCATTTACAAATAAATAA
- a CDS encoding YlaI family protein: protein MRVKCVICDTINNLDDDLPLSKRLRNRPIHTYMCTSCHDRIAEKTEERLATGKFRFYRNSTKQAEDYI, encoded by the coding sequence ATGCGCGTCAAATGTGTCATTTGTGATACTATAAACAACCTCGATGATGATTTACCACTTTCGAAAAGATTGCGTAATCGCCCAATCCACACATATATGTGCACATCATGTCATGATCGCATTGCGGAAAAAACAGAAGAACGATTAGCTACAGGAAAATTCCGTTTCTATCGCAATTCTACTAAACAAGCTGAAGATTATATTTAA